A stretch of the Rosa rugosa chromosome 5, drRosRugo1.1, whole genome shotgun sequence genome encodes the following:
- the LOC133712840 gene encoding major strawberry allergen Fra a 1.05 yields MGVFTYETEFTSVIPPPRLFKAFILDADNLIPKIAPQAVKCAEIIEGDGGVGTIKKITFGEGSQFGSVTHKIDGIDKDNFVYSYSLVEGDALSDKIEKISYETKLVASSDGGSIIKSTSNYHTKGDVEIKEEHVKAGKEKASHLFKLVEGYLLANPNEYC; encoded by the coding sequence CAAGATTGTTCAAGGCTTTTATCCTTGATGCCGACAATCTCATCCCCAAGATTGCTCCACAAGCAGTTAAGTGTGCTGAAATCATCGAAGGAGATGGAGGTGTAGGAACCATCAAGAAGATCACCTTTGGTGAAGGCAGCCAATTCGGCTCTGTGACACACAAGATCGATGGGATTGACAAAGACAACTTTGTCTACAGCTACAGTTTGGTCGAAGGAGATGCCTTGTCCGACAAGATTGAGAAGATCTCTTACGAGACCAAATTGGTGGCATCGTCCGATGGAGGATccatcatcaagagcaccagTAACTACCACACCAAAGGTGACGTGGAGATCAAGGAAGAGCATGTGAAGGCTGGAAAAGAGAAGGCGTCCCACCTCTTCAAGCTTGTTGAAGGCTACCTCTTGGCCAATCCCAATGAATACTGTTAA